In one Babylonia areolata isolate BAREFJ2019XMU chromosome 14, ASM4173473v1, whole genome shotgun sequence genomic region, the following are encoded:
- the LOC143289942 gene encoding uncharacterized protein LOC143289942, whose amino-acid sequence MALPGTDLPTSILFCRLCQSLFRQPRTLPCLHSFCLDCLQQLAPTTTTTTTRASPQEGNGGGGPALALSCPLCGQQAPLPPGGVAGLTANPFLTRMCQEYVGEVQKTLVSGRSLSPGAAGREGGGGGGGGSPVSVLAGRAPAGGGGLQYSAPSLLYHQPQPQQHLPSSPTARGSPGGGGGAGVQAYSRERALSPPHSPLSDTSSSPLRSHRRSSLGVGYGAQRTASPSFSVSSTPGYMSPGGLSSSSSPQHHPHFHHWSSSSSEAVSQTARRLSSETLPSRGVGVQRRLSSTPPQVVRTWECLHRKLNRLQSASLQVTYSLETVHMAEANWHQRKQDLRRDVQRRSAQLQFFIKRQERLLLAALDARNTDDSFNTAAERARGELRTNLKSLMHETDVLRSVLDLATDEEIMFLSNLLLSSKVSQTPVTMETPELRLVVPGEATLEDMVGRDFGCLTSTLLSHSIFTPEDIVQELPEDPEEDDAFSADTPTVNMSSATSSIISDNFDNGFEHVAYIDDDDGDEEEEDDEVVVEETLELIDGKMTVVSKRSVPSSKKQGRSQQDSKDQSTRGRATDIRRTANSSSLHTSKEDLSQSTKKLDKTAQEQPRKKEDQADEETHPANGSGSQNSMEKFQNLRESLKQKRRELLLNTSVFPPEGPPGMAHLLRGEKRVQSLDRTASMRDEPRRSLSSLTARQHPHEPRIAAPVIHTPPHTTERKDFVKHSPTKPTVTAAAAASGDFSTPVTAPLMSTSLISPPSSGDKTSRPVRRAISAASDRASKMEYLRETWRKRKELLIQNEAYIPPDKPEEGKTVPPSTSPKDNGGGPDQEGEGVTSPTGPKSKIKHSIRSRISHLKQALKKNGKAEDSSQQSKTGDKSSSGSNSSESIILGPTLAPDKPLTPAQMAAQAAAEKNVLKTIESILLKNAPATEASADSSPKTLPHSQHGHSDPSPPSGAKPSMLVKPCPRDPPATAVSPSSTTSSTTLTTTTAATLPLETLEEDEGKAADPATRRAGLRVTSPVRGEGNKEALQQIRANIRQKKERWRSMSLT is encoded by the coding sequence atggcccTGCCCGGAACGGACCTGCCCACCTCCATCCTCTTCTGCCGCCTGTGCCAGTCGCTCTTCCGGCAGCCGCGCACCCTCCCCTGCCTGCACAGCTTCTGCCTCGACTGCCTGCAGCAGctggcccccaccaccaccaccactactacccgtGCCTCCCCCCAAGAGGGGAACGGCGGCGGCGGCCCCGCCCTAGCCCTCTCCTGCCCCCTCTGCGGCCAGCAGGCCCCCCTGCCCCCTGGAGGCGTGGCGGGGCTGACGGCCAACCCGTTCCTCACCAGGATGTGTCAGGAGTACGTCGGGGAGGTGCAGAAGACCCTCGTGTCCGGGAGGTCGCTGTCTCCAGGAGCAgcgggcagggagggaggaggaggaggaggcggagggtcCCCAGTGTCCGTCCTCGCCGGGAGGGCCCCGGCCGGCGGCGGTGGACTGCAGtactccgccccctccctcctctaccaccagccccagccccagcaacacctgccctcctcccccacgGCTAGGGGTtctccaggaggaggaggaggagcaggggtgCAGGCCTACAGCAGGGAGAGAGCCCTGTCCCCCCCGCACAGCCCTCTGTccgacacctcctcctcccccttacgCAGCCACAGACGGAGCTCCCTGGGCGTGGGCTACGGGGCTCAACGGACGGCGTCCCCTTCCTTCTCCGTCTCCTCCACCCCGGGCTACATGTCTCCCGGAgggctgtcctcctcctcctccccccagcaccacccccacttccaccactggtcctcctcctcgtccgagGCGGTCAGCCAGACGGCCAGACGGCTGTCATCCGAGACTCTCCCctcgcggggggtgggggtgcagaggcGGCTGAGCTCCACCCCGCCCCAGGTGGTGCGGACCTGGGAGTGCCTGCACCGCAAGCTGAACCGCCTGCAGTCCGCCTCCCTGCAGGTGACCTACAGCCTGGAGACGGTCCACATGGCCGAGGCCAACTGGCACCAGCGGAAGCAGGACCTGCGCAGGGACGTCCAGCGCCGCTCGGCCCAGCTCCAGTTCTTCATCAAGCGCCAGGAGAGGCTGCTGCTGGCCGCCCTGGACGCCCGCAACACCGACGACAGCTTCAACACGGCGGCGGAGAGGGCGCGCGGCGAGCTGCGGACCAACCTCAAGTCCCTGATGCACGAGACGGACGTGCTGAGGAGCGTCCTGGACCTGGCCACGGACGAGGAGATCATGTTCCTGAGCAACCTCCTGCTCAGCAGCAAGGTCTCGCAGACGCCCGTCACCATGGAAACCCCCGAGCTGCGGCTCGTCGTGCCCGGGGAGGCGACGCTGGAGGACATGGTGGGGAGGGACTTCGGCTGCCTGACCTCCACCCTGCTGAGCCACTCCATCTTCACGCCCGAAGACATTGTCCAGGAGCTACCCGAAGACCCCGAGGAGGACGACGCCTTTTCTGCGGACACACCCACCGTCAACATGTCCTCCGCCACGTCTTCAATCATCTCCGACAACTTCGACAATGGTTTCGAGCACGTCGCCTacatcgacgacgatgatggtgatgaagaagaagaagacgacgaggtGGTGGTTGAGGAAACCCTCGAACTCATCGACGGAAAGATGACGGTGGTGTCCAAACGAAGCGTCCCCTCTTCCAAGAAGCAGGGCAGATCCCAGCAAGACTCCAAGGACCAGAGCACCAGAGGCAGAGCCACGGACATCAGACGCACAGCCAACAGTTCTTCACTGCACACCTCCAAGGAGGACCTGTCCCAGTCGACAAAGAAACTTGATAAAACCGCCCAGGAACAACCCAGGAAGAAAGAGGACCAGGCTGACGAGGAGACCCACCCCGCCAACGGCTCCGGCTCGCAGAACAGCATGGAGAAGTTCCAGAACCTGCGTGAGTCCCTGAAGCAGAAGCGACGCGAGCTGCTGCTCAACACCAGCGTGTTCCCCCCGGAGGGCCCCCCGGGCATGGCCCACCTGCTGCGGGGGGAGAAGCGCGTGCAGTCCCTGGACAGGACGGCCTCCATGCGGGACGAGCCCAGGCGCTCCCTGTCCTCGCTGACCGCCAGGCAGCACCCGCACGAACCCCGCATCGCGGCGCCCGTCATCCACACCCCGCCCCACACCACCGAGCGAAAGGACTTCGTGAAGCACAGCCCCACCAAACCCAcagtcactgctgctgctgctgctagcggTGACTTCAGCACGCCCGTCACCGCTCCTCTCATGTCCACCTCGCtcatctccccaccctcctcgGGGGACAAAACGTCGCGCCCGGTTCGCCGAGCCATCAGCGCCGCCTCGGACCGCGCCTCCAAGATGGAATACCTGAGGGAGACCTGGCGCAAGCGGAAGGAGCTGCTGATACAGAACGAAGCCTACATTCCTCCGGACAAGCCCGAGGAGGGGAAGACGGTGCCCCCCAGCACAAGCCCCAAAGACAACGGAGGAGGTCCGGACCAAGAAGGCGAAGGCGTCACCTCCCCGACAGGACCCAAATCCAAGATCAAGCACAGCATCCGCAGCCGGATCTCGCACCTCAAACAAGCGCTGAAGAAGAACGGGAAAGCCGAGGACAGCTCGCAACAGTCCAAGACTGGAGACAagagcagcagcggcagcaacagcagcgagaGCATCATACTCGGCCCCACACTGGCTCCAGACAAGCCCCTCACGCCGGCGCAGATGGCAGCCCAGGCCGCCGCCGAGAAGAACGTGCTCAAGACGATCGAGAGCATCCTGCTGAAGAACGCTCCAGCCACGGAGGCTTCGGCGGACTCTTCGCCCAAAACTCTCCCCCATTCCCAGCACGGTCACTCCGACCCCTCGCCCCCATCGGGCGCCAAACCTTCCATGCTGGTCAAGCCGTGTCCTCGTGACCCCCCTGCCACTGCCgtgtccccctcctccaccacctcctccaccaccctcaccaccaccaccgccgccactctGCCGTTGGAAACGCTGGAAGAGGACGAGGGGAAAGCAGCAGACCCGGCAACCCGCAGAGCCGGGCTTCGGGTGACCTCCCCTGTCCGCGGGGAAGGCAACAAGGAGGCTCTGCAGCAGATCAGGGCCAACATCCGACAGAAGAAGGAACGCTGGCGGAGCATGTCGCTCACCTGA